GCTCCTGCCGGCTgcactgccccagccagccccacaggccctGGACCCCGCTGCCACCTGGGCACCgcgccagcccagcctggcctCTCCGCTGCCCAGCGTCGGACTCTGACAAAGCGGGAGGGGTTTTCTTAATgctttgcatgaatactgtgtgcctcagtttcccctgtacaCAATGCCcaggtggtgggacaagggggtgATTTTTGCTGAGCCCCTGGTGGGCGGGTGAGGCTGCCCCTAGCTGCCGGCGCAGAGAACGGCCGAGGTGCTTCGGAACCTGGCACCTGATGGCCGGGGCCTGTCACCAGGAGCCCTGAGGGGAGAGGCTGCCTCAGAGTCACTCGGCTCCGGGGCTCAGCGGGGTGCAAAGGGAGCCGGGTGGGGGACCCCCATGGCTGCAGCTCCCGCCTcgcagggaggaggaggcgctGAAGGGGGCCGCGGTCCCTGCCGACCTGCCCTTGCTGTGGGCACAGCCTGGGGCACAGCCCCCCAGACACAGAAGGAAACGGAGGGACCAACATTCCCACATTGGTCACACGGGTCCCAGCCTGGCTTGACGCGTGTGCCGGcgctgctgggggtcagggcacagCACGGCACAGAGCAGGCAGCTGTGTCAGTGTCAGGGTGCTGCAGTGtcggggtgtgacgaagtgggactgtttgtactgggggctgggaatgctgggccgaatgcctgacactctgtctcctagcaacagatggccgggcccctccctgcaaaggtgcatctaaaggtgtgggagacaaaggggtcaggtgacctcctggcccgggaaaggagctgagcagagaggaggggccggagggggggtgggcagacaggagctggctggagaacagaggggaggcagggagaccgggctctgatccccgaggggggctgggatgccccaagatggacctaaccggggagatccggttatctgtgcctgcaagacctgtcctggactgtgttcctgtcgtctgaataaaccttctgctttactggctggctgagagtcctggtgaatcggcagggagcccgggggtgcagggcctgactcccccacactccgtgacacggGGCACAGGCGGCCATGCCGGGGTGTCGGGGTGCagtttgggggtgcaggcagccatgccagGGTGTCGAGGCGCAGCGTGTCggggtgcaggcagccatgccggGGTGTCGGGGCGCagtttgggggtgcaggcagccatgccggGGTGTCGAGGCGCAGCGTGTCggggtgcaggcagccatgttggGGTGTCGAGGCGCAGCGTGTCggggtgcaggcagccatgccggGGTGTCGGGGTGCagtttgggggtgcaggcagccatgttggGGTGTCGAGGCGCAGCGTGTCggggtgcaggcagccatgccagGGTGTCGGGGCGCagtttgggggtgcaggcagccatgccggGGTGTCGAGGCGCAGCGTGTCggggtgcaggcagccatgccagGGTGTCGAGGCGCAGCGTGTCggggtgcaggcagccatgccagGGTGTCAGGGCGCagtttgggggtgcaggcagccatgccggGGTGTCGAGGCGCAGCGTGTCggggtgcaggcagccatgccagGGTGTCAGGGCGCagtttgggggtgcaggcagccatgccggGGTGTCGAGGCGCAGCGTGTCggggtgcaggcagccatgccagGGTGTCGAGGCGCAGCGTGTCggggtgcaggcagccatgttggGGTGTCGAGGTGCAGCATGTCggggtgcaggcagccatgccggGGTGTCGGGGTGCagtttgggggtgcaggcagccatgttggGGTGTCGAGGCGCAGCATGTCGGGGTGCAGGCAGCCGTGTCGGGGTGCagtttgggggtgcaggcagccatgccggGGTGTCGAGGCGCAGCGTGTCggggtgcaggcagccatgccagGGTGTCGAGGCGCAGCGTGTCggggtgcaggcagccatgccagGGTGTCAGGGCGCagtttgggggtgcaggcagccatgccggGGTGTCGAGGCGCAGCGTGTCggggtgcaggcagccatgccagGGTGTCAGGGCGCagtttgggggtgcaggcagccatgccggGGTGTCGGGGTGCagtttgggggtgcaggcagccatgttggGGTGTCGAGGCGCAGCGTGTCggggtgcaggcagccatgccggGGTGTAGGGGCGCagtttgggggtgcaggcagccatgccagGGTGTCGAGGCGCAGCGTGTCggggtgcaggcagccatgttggGGTGTCGAGGTGCAGCATGTCGGGGTGCATGCAGCCATGCCGGGGTGTCGGGGTGCagtttgggggtgcaggcagccatgccggGGCGTTGAGGTGCAGCGTGTCggggtgcaggcagccatgccggGGTGTCGGGGTGCagtttgggggtgcaggcagccatgccggGGCGTCGAGGTGCAGCGTGTCggggtgcaggcagccatgccggGGTGTCGGGGTGCagtttgggggtgcaggcagccatgccggGGCGTCGAGGTGCAGCGTGTCggggtgcaggcagccatgccagGGTGTCGAGGTGCAGCGTGTCggggtgcaggcagccatgccggGGTGTCGGGGTGCagtttgggggtgcaggcagccatgttggGGTGTCGAGGTGCAGCGTGTCggggtgcaggcagccatgccagGGTGTCGAGGCGCAGCGTGTCggggtgcaggcagccatgccagGGTGTCGAGGTGCAGCGTGTCggggtgcaggcagccatgccggGGTGTCGGGGTGCagtttgggggtgcaggcagccatgttggGGTGTCGAGGCGCAGCGTGTCggggtgcaggcagccatgttggGGTGTCGAGGCGCAGCGTGTCggggtgcaggcagccatgccggGGTGTCGGGGTGCagtttgggggtgcaggcagccatgttggGGCGTCGAGGTGCAGCGTGTCggggtgcaggcagccatgccggGGTGTCGCGGTGCAGGAGGCCGCAGCCCGGCTGGCAGGCAGGAGATAAGCTCCCGTCTCACGCTCCCTGCCCGCGGAGGGAGGCAGATTTATGGCTCCCAGCTGCGATTtgctgcagctccagccctgggtaTCGATCGCTGCTCAGCGCCCGCCCCCCGCAAACAGCCCAGCGGCACTTAACCCCCACAGGGCCAGGGCACAGGGGGGGCTCCCCTCGGGCAGCCGAGGGACAGGTTCGGGGACCAGGCCCCCCTGGGCTGCAGTGGGTCCGATGGCCCTGACCAGGCCAGGGATCGGTGCCCTGGGCACAGGAgatcccgccccccgcccccgctctgctGATGTGTGAAGTGAAGAGTTTCCTGCCCCATGCCCGGGGGGAGGGTGCAGAAtcctgagcagggcagggccgaGGGGTCTGTGAGGGTGTCACAGctcgggggtgctggggggaggggcaggggatctctgggggtgtcacagctggggggtgctggggggaggggcagggggtttctgggggtgtcacaggtggggggtgctggggggaggggcagggggtatctgggggtgtcacagctgggaggtgctggggggaggggcagggggtttctgggggtgtcacagcggggggtgctggggggaggggcagtgggactctgggggtgtcacagctgggggtgctggggggaggggcggggggtctctgggggtgtcacagctggggggtgctggggggaggggcagggggtctctgggggtgtcacagctgggggtgctgggggaggggcagggggtttctGGGGGTGTCACAGCTGGGGAGTactgtgggggaggagcagggggtctctggaggtgtcacagctggggggtgctggggggaggggcaggggtttctGGGGGTGTCACAGctcgggggtgctggggggaggggcagggggtttctgggggtgtcacagctgggggtgctggggggagggccagggggtttctgggggtgtcacagctggggggtgctggggggaggggcagggggtttctgggggtgtcacagctggggggtgctggggggaggggcagggggtctctgggggtgtcacagctggggggtgctggggggataCATGGGGCAATGCCACAGCACAGGGCGCCAGGCTCCTGGGGACGGGGGGGCGCAGCGGCAGGACACCCCCGCCTCGCTCAGGCTGCTGAAGGTCCTTGAGCCCCCCCCACGTGGCCCCTGTTGGGagtaaccagcccccccccacggGATTCCCGCTGCTCCGCAGGAGATAATTAAATCCCCGATTGCAGCAGGTTCCGCACCCCCCGCCGGGCGGAATCGCAATCAGCCTcaagagccccccacccccgctgctcagcccccccccagcaccactctgcccccccaactgctcagccccccccccccgcaccggcACCGCTCTgtcccccccactgctcagccccccccccgcaccggcACCGCTCTgtcccccccactgctcagccccccccggcaccgctctgcccccccccactgctcagcccccccccggcaccgctctgccccccccactgctcagccctcccccatcaccactctgccccccccactgctcagcccccggcaccagcaccagcaccgctctgcccccccccactgct
This region of Mauremys mutica isolate MM-2020 ecotype Southern chromosome 10, ASM2049712v1, whole genome shotgun sequence genomic DNA includes:
- the LOC123378699 gene encoding DNA-directed RNA polymerase II subunit RPB1-like, translating into MAACTPTRCASTPQHGCLHPDTLRLDTPTWLPAPPNCTPTPRHGCLHPDTLHLDTLAWLPAPRHAAPRHPGMAACTPTRCTSTPQHGCLHPQTAPRHPGMAACTPTRCTSTPWHGCLHPDTLHLDAPAWLPAPPNCTPTPRHGCLHPDTLHLDAPAWLPAPPNCTPTPRHGCLHPDTLHLNAPAWLPAPPNCTPTPRHGCMHPDMLHLDTPTWLPAPRHAAPRHPGMAACTPKLRPYTPAWLPAPRHAAPRHPNMAACTPKLHPDTPAWLPAPPNCALTPWHGCLHPDTLRLDTPAWLPAPPNCALTPWHGCLHPDTLRLDTLAWLPAPRHAAPRHPGMAACTPKLHPDTAACTPTCCASTPQHGCLHPQTAPRHPGMAACTPTCCTSTPQHGCLHPDTLRLDTLAWLPAPRHAAPRHPGMAACTPKLRPDTLAWLPAPRHAAPRHPGMAACTPKLRPDTLAWLPAPRHAAPRHPGMAACTPTRCASTPRHGCLHPQTAPRHPGMAACTPTRCASTPQHGCLHPQTAPRHPGMAACTPTRCASTPQHGCLHPDTLRLDTPAWLPAPPNCAPTPRHGCLHPDTLRLDTLAWLPAPPNCTPTPRHGRLCPVSRSLGPWLWGRQPALAEVCGAEGWINRPGRLRAPAPAGSSHRP